A DNA window from Iodobacter ciconiae contains the following coding sequences:
- the luxG gene encoding flavin mononucleotide reductase LuxG produces MLINCRVSKIESFIKNIYKVYLILYKPIDFKAGQYISTKISDKKQLFSIANCPTETGMIELHIGSSDVNSSLDTIHFFANALIENNCIEIDAPHGEAWLRDNSNKPLLLIAGGTGFSYINSILKSCLSKKLSQPIYIYWGVKNSDFLYADKELTALSIKHSNLHYVPVVIEDNKGKWSGKKGTVLDAILNDFTDISSFDIYVCGPSIMVKAVKEQLISKKNAKLEQMFSDAFSYH; encoded by the coding sequence ATCATTTATAAAAAATATATATAAAGTATATCTGATACTATATAAACCAATTGATTTTAAAGCTGGTCAGTACATATCAACTAAAATATCAGATAAAAAACAATTATTTTCAATTGCTAATTGCCCAACAGAGACCGGGATGATTGAGCTACACATTGGTAGTTCAGATGTAAATAGTTCATTAGATACAATCCATTTTTTCGCCAATGCTTTAATTGAAAATAATTGCATTGAAATCGACGCACCTCATGGCGAAGCATGGTTGCGTGATAATAGCAATAAGCCATTGTTATTGATTGCTGGCGGCACTGGATTCTCTTATATAAATAGCATTTTAAAAAGCTGCCTGAGCAAAAAATTATCTCAACCTATTTATATTTATTGGGGAGTAAAAAACAGCGACTTTTTATATGCAGACAAAGAACTGACGGCATTATCAATAAAACATAGTAATTTACATTATGTGCCTGTTGTTATTGAAGACAATAAAGGCAAGTGGTCAGGTAAAAAAGGAACAGTTCTTGATGCTATTTTGAATGATTTTACCGATATATCATCATTTGATATTTATGTTTGTGGTCCATCCATAATGGTTAAAGCGGTAAAAGAGCAATTAATATCTAAAAAAAATGCAAAATTAGAGCAGATGTTTTCCGATGCATTTTCATACCATTAA
- the modA gene encoding molybdate ABC transporter substrate-binding protein, producing MTARYFIAAFMAYISTPSFADEVQVAVAANFVGPMQKIAALFEQSSGHKIRMSSGATGKFYAQIKNGAPFEVLLAADEQTPSRLEKKGLATEPFTYAIGKLVLWSAKASFIDDKGEVLKTDRFTRLALANPKLAPYGLAASETLKILGVYEKLTPKFVTGENIAQTYQFIGTGNAELGFIAMSQAFESGKLKNGSAWIVPPTFYSPIRQNAVLLSKGKNKPAAKALIQFLQSAPAKAIINASGYTI from the coding sequence ATGACTGCCAGGTATTTTATAGCTGCCTTTATGGCCTATATTTCGACCCCCTCCTTTGCCGATGAAGTTCAGGTGGCCGTTGCCGCTAATTTCGTAGGGCCAATGCAAAAGATTGCTGCGTTATTTGAACAAAGCAGCGGTCACAAAATACGGATGTCCAGCGGGGCAACAGGTAAATTTTATGCGCAGATTAAAAATGGAGCGCCTTTTGAAGTGTTACTGGCCGCCGATGAGCAAACCCCCTCCAGACTTGAGAAAAAAGGCTTAGCCACAGAGCCGTTCACCTATGCTATTGGCAAACTGGTGCTGTGGAGTGCAAAAGCCAGCTTTATTGATGATAAAGGGGAAGTGTTAAAAACAGATCGCTTTACCCGTCTTGCCCTTGCCAACCCCAAACTGGCCCCCTACGGACTGGCTGCGAGCGAAACATTAAAAATACTTGGTGTTTACGAAAAACTGACGCCAAAATTTGTAACGGGCGAGAATATCGCTCAAACCTATCAGTTTATTGGCACAGGAAATGCGGAGCTGGGCTTTATTGCGATGTCGCAGGCATTTGAATCAGGCAAGCTGAAAAATGGCTCGGCGTGGATTGTTCCGCCCACCTTTTATTCACCAATCAGGCAAAATGCCGTACTGCTTAGCAAAGGCAAAAATAAACCTGCTGCTAAGGCACTGATCCAGTTTTTACAATCTGCTCCGGCAAAAGCAATCATTAATGCGTCCGGGTATACGATTTAA
- the modB gene encoding molybdate ABC transporter permease subunit, which translates to MPLTESDLQAIWLTLRLASIVTLILLFIGTPIAWWLARSKKWWKGPVAAVVALPLVLPPSVLGFYLLLAMGPEGPVGQLTQSLGLGLLPFTFWGLVIASVFYSLPFMVQPLQTAFEAIGNRPMEVAATLRASPLDAFFTVAVPLSMPGFMTASILTFAHTVGEFGVVLMIGGNIPGVSRVVSVQIYDYVESMDYLQAHRLSAVMLAFSFVVLLVMYLWRPSSKKGM; encoded by the coding sequence ATGCCTCTGACAGAGAGTGATTTACAAGCCATCTGGCTTACGCTAAGGCTGGCCAGCATTGTAACTTTGATTTTGCTGTTTATCGGCACGCCGATTGCGTGGTGGCTGGCGCGTAGCAAAAAATGGTGGAAAGGACCGGTGGCTGCAGTCGTGGCGCTGCCGCTGGTTTTGCCACCTTCGGTGCTGGGGTTTTATCTCTTACTGGCGATGGGACCAGAGGGACCGGTTGGGCAGTTAACTCAATCACTGGGTCTTGGCTTGCTCCCGTTTACCTTCTGGGGGCTGGTGATTGCTTCGGTGTTTTATTCTCTGCCCTTTATGGTGCAACCATTGCAAACCGCCTTTGAAGCCATTGGCAATCGGCCGATGGAGGTTGCCGCCACCTTACGTGCATCCCCGCTTGATGCTTTCTTTACCGTTGCAGTGCCCTTATCCATGCCCGGTTTTATGACTGCCTCTATTCTGACTTTTGCCCATACGGTAGGGGAATTCGGTGTGGTACTAATGATCGGGGGCAATATACCTGGTGTCAGCCGCGTGGTTTCTGTGCAGATTTATGATTATGTTGAATCCATGGATTATCTTCAGGCGCATCGCCTCTCTGCCGTTATGCTGGCGTTTTCTTTTGTTGTGCTGCTGGTGATGTATCTCTGGCGGCCCAGCAGCAAAAAGGGCATGTAA
- the modC gene encoding molybdenum ABC transporter ATP-binding protein yields the protein MTGIQARFQLNWPGFQLDVDLDLPNRGITALFGHSGSGKTTLLRCIAGLERAAGQLTINGNIWQDKHHFLATHKRALGYVFQEASLFSHLSVLDNLRYGLKRTTAGQQVDMEQAIELLGIAHLLERKPERLSGGERSRVGIARALALRPDILLMDEPLAALDVKRKQEILPYLERLHEALHIPVLYISHSPDEVARLADYLVVMENGRTLATGPLADTLTRLDLPIHLGEDAGAILDVCVTELSPEWHLTRVVFSGGSLWARDQGLPVGRKLRVRVLARDVSLAIGPPGKSSIQNILPGHVDALADDEHPGLVLVRVQVGDAIILARLTKKSAASLDIHPGQQVWAQIKSVALME from the coding sequence ATGACCGGTATTCAGGCCCGCTTTCAACTGAACTGGCCCGGCTTTCAGCTGGATGTAGATTTAGATTTACCAAACCGCGGCATCACCGCTTTGTTCGGGCATTCCGGCTCTGGCAAAACCACCCTGCTGCGCTGCATCGCCGGGCTGGAGCGTGCTGCAGGCCAGCTTACGATCAATGGCAATATCTGGCAAGACAAGCACCACTTTCTGGCCACACACAAGCGTGCACTGGGTTATGTGTTTCAGGAAGCCAGCTTGTTTTCGCATTTGAGCGTTTTGGATAATCTGCGTTATGGGCTAAAGCGCACCACTGCCGGTCAGCAGGTTGATATGGAGCAAGCCATTGAGCTGCTTGGTATAGCCCACCTGCTGGAGCGCAAACCCGAGCGATTATCTGGCGGCGAGCGCAGCCGGGTCGGCATCGCGCGCGCCCTGGCGCTTCGCCCGGATATCTTACTGATGGACGAGCCACTGGCCGCACTCGATGTAAAGCGCAAGCAGGAAATTCTGCCTTACCTGGAGCGCCTGCACGAAGCGCTGCATATCCCTGTGCTCTATATTAGCCACTCCCCCGATGAAGTCGCAAGGCTCGCTGATTATCTGGTGGTCATGGAAAATGGCCGCACACTGGCGACCGGCCCGCTGGCCGATACCCTCACCCGTCTTGATCTGCCAATCCACCTGGGCGAGGATGCGGGCGCAATTTTAGATGTATGTGTAACCGAGCTGAGCCCAGAATGGCATTTAACCAGAGTGGTTTTTTCGGGCGGCAGCTTGTGGGCCAGAGATCAGGGCCTGCCGGTTGGCCGCAAATTGCGGGTACGAGTGCTTGCCAGAGATGTTAGCCTGGCGATCGGGCCGCCGGGCAAAAGTAGTATTCAGAATATCTTGCCAGGCCACGTTGATGCCCTCGCCGATGATGAGCACCCTGGCCTTGTGCTGGTTAGAGTACAAGTCGGTGACGCCATTATTCTGGCTCGCCTGACTAAAAAATCAGCTGCCTCGCTCGATATTCACCCCGGTCAGCAGGTGTGGGCACAGATTAAATCGGTCGCATTGATGGAGTAG
- a CDS encoding FKBP-type peptidyl-prolyl cis-trans isomerase, whose translation MSNELIVEDLQLGEGKEAVRGALITTQYRGFLEDGTQFDSSYDRGVPFKCVIGTGRVIKGWDQGLMGMKVGGKRKLWVPAHLAYGERQIGEHIKPDSNLIFELELLEVLTRDE comes from the coding sequence ATGAGTAATGAGCTAATAGTTGAAGATTTACAGCTGGGGGAAGGCAAAGAAGCCGTAAGAGGTGCTTTGATTACGACTCAATACCGGGGTTTTCTGGAAGACGGCACGCAGTTTGATTCTTCTTATGATCGTGGAGTGCCGTTTAAATGTGTAATTGGCACAGGGCGCGTGATTAAGGGCTGGGATCAGGGTTTGATGGGGATGAAAGTGGGCGGCAAGCGTAAGCTTTGGGTGCCTGCACATCTGGCCTATGGTGAGAGGCAAATTGGTGAACATATCAAGCCTGATTCCAATCTGATTTTTGAGCTGGAATTATTGGAAGTGCTAACACGTGATGAGTAA
- a CDS encoding patatin-like phospholipase family protein — MKHHILSLDGGGTWALIQVKVLIKLYGAETRGHAVLKHFDLVAANSGGSIVAAALIEDFTLAEILDLFTCEPQRREIFNELPWYKKLNPLGLILPLPRFSTVQKYHALISVFKQYGTRWMRDVQIPGKNNQPVLFVFVSYDFDRDRAKFFRSWQSRAGAMTSPYRDISLVDAVHASSNAPIHFFDQPAQIAGGQYWDGGLTGYNNPVLAAATEAIAAGWEKDQIAILSIGTGNTMLPLLSAQNGNEPKALFKEKQISSIENDIKKLAATILADPPDSHTFLAHLLMGGYLPRVSAECPVTDSGLVRLNPLIQPNGNSERGWEMPDGLNEQQFSQLIKLDMAVIKQSDINLIVYFCELWMQDKVHNQAIRAGRDFICEIGFSKFSDAIKQWQTYTLLPLTGQHHDHSK, encoded by the coding sequence ATGAAACACCATATTTTATCTTTAGATGGCGGGGGTACCTGGGCACTTATTCAGGTAAAAGTGCTGATTAAACTTTATGGTGCAGAGACACGGGGGCATGCTGTTTTAAAACACTTTGATTTGGTCGCAGCCAATTCCGGTGGAAGTATTGTGGCCGCTGCATTGATTGAAGACTTTACGCTGGCAGAAATACTCGATCTCTTTACCTGCGAGCCACAACGGCGAGAAATATTTAATGAATTACCCTGGTATAAAAAATTAAATCCTTTAGGTTTGATTTTGCCATTACCCCGGTTTTCAACTGTACAAAAATATCATGCTTTAATTTCCGTATTTAAACAATACGGCACCCGGTGGATGCGTGATGTTCAAATTCCGGGCAAAAACAATCAGCCCGTTTTATTCGTATTTGTAAGTTATGATTTTGATCGTGACCGCGCCAAATTTTTTCGATCCTGGCAAAGCCGCGCAGGCGCAATGACCTCCCCCTATAGGGATATCTCACTGGTAGATGCAGTGCATGCATCAAGTAATGCACCCATTCATTTTTTTGATCAGCCGGCACAGATAGCGGGAGGACAATATTGGGATGGTGGCTTAACTGGTTATAATAATCCTGTATTAGCTGCTGCCACAGAAGCAATTGCTGCAGGCTGGGAAAAAGATCAAATTGCCATTTTAAGCATCGGCACGGGTAATACTATGCTGCCATTACTCAGCGCACAAAACGGCAATGAACCAAAGGCGCTGTTTAAAGAAAAACAAATTTCTTCAATAGAAAACGATATTAAAAAATTGGCAGCCACTATTCTGGCTGACCCACCTGATTCACATACTTTTTTGGCTCATTTATTAATGGGTGGGTATTTGCCCAGGGTTAGCGCTGAATGCCCTGTTACAGACTCCGGGCTAGTACGCTTAAACCCCTTGATTCAACCCAACGGCAATAGTGAGAGAGGATGGGAAATGCCGGATGGATTAAATGAGCAACAATTTAGCCAGTTAATCAAACTTGATATGGCGGTAATTAAGCAATCCGATATTAATTTAATTGTATATTTTTGCGAACTATGGATGCAGGATAAGGTTCATAATCAAGCCATCCGTGCGGGTAGAGATTTCATTTGCGAAATCGGCTTTTCAAAATTTTCGGACGCGATTAAACAATGGCAAACCTACACCCTTTTACCTCTTACAGGCCAGCATCATGACCACAGCAAATGA
- a CDS encoding YkvA family protein yields the protein MTTANDYSDDNFWQKIKKFALKAGREVIEKALWLYYAAQRPETPAWAKTVIFGALAYFIMPLDAISDVIPVVGYSDDLGALAAAIGMVSMYITEEIKEQTAQKLQQWFS from the coding sequence ATGACCACAGCAAATGACTACTCTGATGACAATTTTTGGCAAAAAATTAAAAAATTCGCTCTAAAAGCAGGCAGGGAAGTGATAGAAAAAGCGCTCTGGCTTTATTACGCAGCACAGCGTCCTGAAACCCCGGCCTGGGCAAAGACAGTTATTTTTGGTGCCCTCGCCTATTTCATTATGCCTCTGGATGCTATTTCCGATGTTATTCCCGTAGTGGGCTACAGCGATGATTTAGGTGCGCTTGCCGCTGCAATTGGCATGGTATCAATGTATATCACGGAAGAAATCAAAGAGCAGACAGCACAAAAATTACAGCAGTGGTTTAGTTAG
- a CDS encoding VOC family protein, with amino-acid sequence MSRKIFVNLPVENLEASLGFFRQLGFDFNPQFSNSTAGCMVVSDDIFVMLLKEARFQTFTPKTLCNSHTHTEMLLCLSCDSHKEVNEMVARAVAAGGTTYNDPQDHGFMYAHGFQDLDGHIWELVYIENIL; translated from the coding sequence ATGAGTCGCAAAATTTTCGTTAATCTTCCTGTTGAGAATCTGGAAGCCTCTCTTGGGTTCTTCCGTCAGTTGGGCTTTGATTTTAACCCTCAGTTTTCAAACAGCACTGCTGGCTGCATGGTTGTGTCTGATGATATTTTTGTTATGTTGTTAAAAGAAGCCAGATTTCAAACCTTTACACCTAAAACCCTTTGTAATTCGCACACCCATACCGAAATGCTGCTTTGCCTGTCATGCGACAGCCACAAAGAAGTAAACGAAATGGTTGCCAGGGCGGTAGCAGCAGGAGGCACTACCTATAATGACCCGCAAGATCATGGTTTTATGTATGCGCATGGTTTTCAGGATTTAGACGGGCATATTTGGGAGCTCGTTTATATAGAAAACATCCTTTAA
- a CDS encoding pyridoxine 5'-phosphate synthase translates to MTTSTHRCALSVNVNKVALLRNTRHLGIPGVVKAAQICLTAGVQGITVHPRPDARHIRSNDVSDLAALLKNWPQAEYNIEGNPTQNLMDFIREFRPHQATFVPDSEEQFTSNVGWNLPADMDRLRPLIAECKALGVRVSLFMDPNPAAMPFVAELGADRIELYTETYANAYGTDTEEQVLAGFTATAQAALGLGLAINAGHDLNRNNLTRFLRAVPGVQEVSIGHAFIADALELGYTQTVGEYLQCIQDAYD, encoded by the coding sequence ATGACAACGTCAACCCATCGCTGCGCCCTTTCTGTAAACGTTAATAAAGTAGCGCTACTGCGTAATACCCGCCACCTGGGCATCCCCGGTGTAGTGAAAGCCGCACAAATTTGCCTTACTGCAGGAGTTCAGGGCATTACGGTTCACCCACGCCCCGATGCACGTCATATCCGCAGCAACGATGTAAGCGATCTGGCCGCCTTACTTAAAAACTGGCCACAGGCTGAGTACAATATTGAAGGCAACCCTACTCAAAATCTGATGGATTTTATCCGTGAATTCCGGCCCCATCAGGCGACCTTTGTGCCCGATAGTGAGGAACAATTCACCTCAAATGTAGGTTGGAATTTACCCGCCGATATGGATCGCTTACGCCCGCTGATTGCCGAATGCAAAGCGCTGGGTGTACGTGTCAGTCTCTTTATGGACCCAAACCCGGCTGCCATGCCCTTTGTGGCCGAACTGGGTGCTGATCGTATCGAGCTTTACACTGAAACCTATGCCAATGCTTACGGCACAGATACAGAAGAGCAGGTTCTGGCAGGCTTCACAGCCACGGCACAAGCCGCACTGGGGTTAGGGCTTGCCATCAATGCCGGGCACGATTTAAACCGCAATAATTTAACCCGCTTTTTACGTGCCGTGCCTGGCGTGCAGGAAGTCTCCATCGGGCACGCCTTTATTGCCGATGCGCTGGAGCTGGGGTATACACAAACGGTAGGCGAATACTTGCAATGCATTCAGGATGCTTACGATTAA
- a CDS encoding MFS transporter codes for MPATPALITQLTWRTLLLPLALVLFEFSTYIANDMILPGMLAVTHEFNAGPQWIPTSMTAYLVGGASLQWLLGPLSDRIGRRPVMLTGVMFFICMCLLTLLTRTIEQFIMLRVFQGIGMCFIGAVGYALVQESFDEKTAIKVTALMANVAMIAPLLGPLAGAIMIELAPWRMIFVLIAAVSFVSLIGLWFAMPKVLPVKADTPFTLTAVWQDYKKVFSNTHFLTGALAMGLCSVPLLTWIGISPVILIKDAGLSPIEFGYWQMPVFGALIIGNFTLAKLSNYLPVRRMIGLGLIPQLFGLGFCFISMIIAPSHCISLVIGISFYAFGCGLVNAGLFRLVLFSSNVSKGTVAAAFGMITMGVYSLGIEGIKAGHLLAGNRFFATALLIVGGIFVMSLKRFMDKHQRIEALKA; via the coding sequence ATGCCCGCCACTCCTGCCCTTATTACGCAACTTACCTGGCGTACCCTGCTTCTACCCTTAGCCCTGGTGCTATTTGAGTTCTCTACCTATATCGCCAACGACATGATCTTGCCGGGCATGCTGGCAGTGACGCACGAATTTAATGCCGGCCCACAGTGGATTCCTACCTCGATGACCGCCTACCTGGTGGGCGGCGCATCTTTGCAATGGTTATTGGGGCCTCTATCCGATCGTATTGGCCGCAGGCCCGTAATGTTAACCGGCGTAATGTTTTTTATTTGCATGTGCTTACTGACGCTACTCACTCGCACTATCGAGCAATTTATTATGCTGCGGGTCTTTCAGGGTATAGGTATGTGTTTTATTGGCGCAGTAGGTTATGCATTGGTGCAGGAATCTTTCGATGAAAAGACTGCAATTAAAGTAACTGCACTAATGGCAAATGTGGCCATGATTGCCCCCTTGCTGGGCCCCCTCGCTGGCGCAATCATGATTGAGCTTGCACCGTGGCGAATGATTTTTGTTCTGATTGCTGCCGTGTCTTTTGTTTCACTGATCGGCCTGTGGTTTGCCATGCCTAAAGTACTGCCTGTTAAAGCAGATACTCCATTTACGCTTACTGCCGTTTGGCAAGATTACAAAAAAGTATTCAGTAATACGCATTTTTTAACCGGTGCATTGGCAATGGGCCTATGCAGCGTACCACTACTCACCTGGATCGGTATTTCACCCGTCATATTGATTAAAGACGCCGGCCTCTCACCTATCGAGTTTGGCTATTGGCAAATGCCGGTTTTTGGTGCTTTGATTATTGGCAACTTCACACTGGCTAAATTAAGTAACTATCTGCCAGTGCGCCGTATGATTGGTTTAGGGCTAATTCCTCAGCTCTTTGGTCTGGGCTTTTGCTTTATCAGTATGATTATCGCGCCTAGTCACTGTATTTCTTTAGTGATTGGCATTAGTTTTTACGCCTTTGGCTGCGGGCTTGTGAATGCAGGGCTATTCAGACTAGTGCTTTTTTCCAGTAACGTGAGTAAAGGTACGGTCGCTGCGGCATTTGGCATGATTACCATGGGTGTTTACTCGCTGGGCATTGAAGGCATCAAGGCAGGGCATTTACTGGCAGGCAACCGTTTTTTTGCTACTGCCCTGCTGATTGTTGGTGGCATTTTTGTAATGTCATTAAAACGATTTATGGATAAGCACCAGCGTATCGAGGCGCTTAAAGCTTAA
- the mnmC gene encoding FAD-dependent 5-carboxymethylaminomethyl-2-thiouridine(34) oxidoreductase MnmC has product MTTPHDFLARHHLPNRWQEKDRFVLLQFDFADGADFLQAWQMWQQDPQRSQRFYYFAMINAASLAACPLPELTTLHAELAGKWPALQRGFQRIHLENGTLILTLMWGEPLAQLRSLNATLDAADLNTPDLSTAHYKALWRLSGTSTRVVTCKKYGEAHLKSAGYLLEDFGDYLAGPCMRPPFDKSPKHPHHAMIIGAGLAGVSIAERLAARGWKIDLLEAQSEIATQSSGNHAGLFHPGASRDDNISARLSRAGCAETRQHLAKLPSEGVDAFFGIDGILQVAKDDAQARLMQDIAKNFPPEILSWMAQDAAAAQVGERPSHGGWWFPQGGWANPASVCHASLALWPEQIQLHCNSHVAHLVQTPDGWRALGLDGLALAAAPVLIIANATEALALLPKLELPLSKTLRSTTLIPALAVPRYSLTGSGYITPAFRGYRCIGAAEVSNGNLSFAEQRNLAELQALLPALAPSQSAGSRACYRPNSLDRLPLAGALPDPQSITGAIHQLHQIPRLKNAYCLLGLGSRGLSWATLAAETLACQLNQDPIPIETDLQQAIDPARFLLRKYRHNNNFPV; this is encoded by the coding sequence ATGACTACACCTCATGACTTTTTAGCCCGCCACCATTTACCAAATCGCTGGCAAGAAAAAGATCGCTTTGTGCTGCTGCAATTTGATTTTGCAGATGGCGCAGATTTTTTACAGGCATGGCAGATGTGGCAGCAAGACCCGCAACGCAGCCAGCGCTTTTATTACTTTGCCATGATCAATGCAGCCAGCCTGGCGGCTTGTCCGCTGCCGGAGCTGACCACTTTACATGCAGAATTAGCCGGTAAATGGCCCGCTTTACAGCGGGGCTTTCAGCGGATTCATTTAGAAAATGGCACGCTGATACTCACGCTGATGTGGGGCGAGCCACTGGCCCAGCTGCGCAGTTTAAATGCAACACTGGATGCGGCAGACCTTAACACCCCCGATCTGAGCACAGCTCACTATAAAGCTCTGTGGCGCTTATCTGGCACCAGCACGCGCGTGGTGACATGCAAAAAATACGGAGAGGCACATTTAAAAAGCGCAGGTTATCTGCTGGAAGATTTTGGTGATTATCTGGCAGGCCCGTGCATGCGCCCACCTTTTGATAAATCGCCCAAGCACCCTCATCACGCCATGATTATTGGTGCAGGCCTGGCCGGAGTTAGCATCGCCGAACGCCTGGCGGCCCGAGGCTGGAAAATCGACCTACTGGAAGCTCAAAGCGAAATTGCCACGCAATCATCGGGCAACCACGCTGGATTATTCCACCCCGGAGCCAGCCGTGATGACAATATTTCTGCCCGCTTAAGCCGTGCAGGGTGCGCAGAAACCCGGCAACACCTGGCAAAACTGCCATCCGAAGGGGTAGATGCTTTTTTTGGTATTGATGGCATTTTGCAGGTGGCAAAAGATGATGCTCAGGCCCGGCTGATGCAGGACATTGCCAAGAATTTTCCACCCGAAATATTAAGCTGGATGGCGCAAGATGCAGCCGCTGCACAGGTGGGAGAGCGCCCGAGTCATGGCGGCTGGTGGTTTCCACAAGGAGGCTGGGCAAACCCTGCCAGCGTATGCCATGCCAGCCTGGCACTTTGGCCAGAGCAGATACAGTTGCATTGCAATAGTCATGTGGCGCATCTTGTGCAAACGCCAGACGGATGGCGGGCATTGGGTCTGGACGGCCTCGCGCTGGCAGCAGCACCTGTACTGATTATTGCTAATGCTACCGAAGCACTGGCGCTCTTGCCAAAGCTTGAATTACCGCTGAGTAAAACATTACGCAGTACCACGCTCATTCCTGCACTTGCTGTACCCCGCTACAGCCTTACCGGCTCCGGTTACATTACTCCCGCCTTTAGAGGCTATCGATGCATTGGTGCTGCCGAAGTAAGTAACGGCAATCTGTCCTTTGCGGAGCAGCGCAACCTTGCCGAGTTACAGGCCTTGCTGCCGGCGCTTGCCCCTTCCCAGAGTGCGGGCAGCCGCGCCTGTTATCGTCCAAATAGCCTGGATCGTCTGCCGCTAGCTGGCGCATTACCTGACCCGCAAAGTATTACTGGCGCTATTCACCAATTGCATCAGATTCCTCGCTTAAAAAATGCTTATTGCTTATTGGGATTGGGTTCTCGCGGGCTAAGCTGGGCAACTCTTGCCGCAGAAACACTGGCCTGCCAGCTTAACCAGGACCCTATTCCCATTGAAACAGATTTGCAGCAAGCTATTGATCCCGCTCGTTTTTTATTGCGAAAATATCGCCATAATAATAATTTCCCTGTCTGA